The sequence GGCACCCGCGGCAGCGGCAACATCATCGAATTCGATGCCGACGAACTCAACCTGGGCTATCGCAAGAGCCGCATCGCCGACGACGGCTTTATCGTGCTTTCGGCCACTTTCAATCTCGCCCCGGGCAACGCCGCGATGATCAAGGCCGACATGGACGACTACCGCCAGCGCCGCGAGGACAAGCAGCCGCTCGACATGCCGAGTGCCGGCTCCACCTTCAAGCGCCCCGAGGGCCACTTTGCCGGCAAGCTCATCATGGATGCCGGACTGCGCGGACACGCCGTTGGCGGCGCGCAGGTGAGCGAGAAGCACTGCGGCTTCATCGTCAACGCCGACCACGCCACCGCCGCCGACGTCGACGAACTCATCCGCGACATCCAAGCCAAAGTCAAAGAGCAGTTCGACGTAGACCTAGAACCCGAAGTCCACCGAGTAGGCGAATTTTTATAAAAAGAAGGCCCCGAAAGGGGCCTTCACTTTCTTTAATTCAGACAACCAGTCCGGTGTGCCGCGCCCCGAACCCAAGAGGGCCGCGTGCCCGCCCGCAATATATTTGATTGATCGCGAGTTCCGCACGCAAAGAAGGCCACTTAATGTGGCCTTCGTCTTGCGCAGGACTGCCCGAGCAGGCAATCAAATATATTGCGGGCGGGCACGCGGCCCCGTCGGCTTTACGACAGCGCCACGCCGCCGAGCCAGCCCCAACGCACGCCAGAGCCAGTGCCATAGAAGCTAATAAACGAATCAAGCGACTTAGACGTAATGGCACCCTCGTTGCTCATAACGATGCCGCCGCCAACGTAGATACCCACATGACCGTAGATAAGGCCCGGAGCACCCGTGCCGCTGTGCGAGGAATCGGCCACGATCATGCCCACCTGCAGCGCCGAGCGGTCGGAGCTATAGCACCATGCGTTAAACATGTCGCACGCATTGCCGCCAAAGTAGCCAACGCCGGCGTTACGGAAGACATTGGTGACCCACGCCGCGCACCAGTTCTGACCCGGCGAAGGCGTGGAGTAGCACGCGTTGACGACAGCCTGCTGCTTGCCCGAGCCGGCATTCTGCTGCGGAGTTCCGGGCGCGTACGATCCACCACCCGAGCTCGAACCACCCGAGTAGGAATTGTTCTTGTTCGCGGCAGCCGCGGCAGCGGCAGCCTTCCTAGCGGCCTCCTCAGCCTGGGCGGCAGCGAGGATCTCGGAATCGCGCTGAGCCATGAGCTCCTTGACGTCGTCGGAAAGACCGTTCAGCACGGTCTGGACTTCTTGCTGCTTGGCCTGCATGTCCTGCATCTGGGCAGTCTGCTGGTCCTTGAGCTTCTCTAAGTCGGCCTTCTGCGACTCGAGCTCGGTCTTTTGCGCATCGAGCTCTTCCTGGATGGTCTGAATGTCCTCGATGGCGTCGCGGTCGCTCTTGTTGATCTTCTCAACGTAATGCGCGTTGGCGACGAGTTCCTCAAACGAGCCAGAGGCCAGCAGCAGCGACAGGATGTTCGTGCCGCCGGACTTGTAGCTGGCGGCCACGCGATCGGAAAGGTCGTTGCGCTTCTTCTTGAGCTCGGCCTTCTTTTCATCGATCTGGGCCTGCGTGTCGTCAATCTTGCCCTGGACATTCTCGATGTCGTTGAGGGTCTGGGCATTCTTGTTGGCCAGCGCCGCATACTCATTTGCGATGCTGTCGAGCTGGGCCTGAACCTCGTCGAGCTGGGCCTGGGCGGCATTCAGTTTATCGGTGGTTTCTTTGGAAGCCTCCGCCGCATGGGCGCGAGCGGGCAGGCCAAAAAGAACTGCCGCAGAAGCGGCGCCGAACAGGGCCTTGAGGGCAGTGCGGCGCGAGAGCTCCTGGGAAAGGATAGAATCGCTGTTTGGTGACATATGTACTCCGTTACATGCTTATTTATATGTCGCTCAACTCATACATATTAGCGTACATATGGCGCGTCCCAACGATTTCCACGAACGGCAGGAAACTACAAGGTCAGCGGCTCGTAAGCAAATGTCAAAGATCAGGTTATGCGTACGCAAGCTCTTCTATGAGTACGTTAGCACAATCCTCTGCTTTTCCTACAGCGCACGATTTGGGCGTCCCTGCCTGCGCTATACTCCCCTGAAGAAGTGTTCCTGATTCGATAGGAGACTACATGTCCAAAGCACTCGACCCCAAAGACACCTGCGTCCTCGTTACCGGTGGCGCCGGCTTTATCGGCTCGCACACCGTCGTTCAGCTGCTCGAGGGTGGCTACCAGGTCGTCATCGTCGATGATCTCTCCAACTCCAGCGCCGTCGCCGTCGACCGCGTCAAGACCATCGTGGGCGACGAGGCCGCCAAGAACCTCACCTTCTACGAGGCCAACGTGCTCGACCGCGATGCAATGAACAAGATCTTCGATACCCATCAGATCGACCGCGTCATCCACTTCGCCGGTTTTAAGGCCGTCGGCGAGTCGGTGAGCAAGCCCGTCGAGTACTACCACAACAACATCGAGAACACCCTGGTGCTCATCGACGTCATGCGCAGCCATGGCTGCAAGTCCATCATCTTCTCGAGCTCCTCGACCGTCTACGGCGACCCGAACAACCCGCCCGTCACCGAGGAGGATCCTAAGAAGCCCGCGACCAACCCCTATGGTTGGACCAAGTGGATGATCGAGCAGATCCTTATGGACGTCCACACCGCCGACCCCGAGTGGGACGTCGTGCTGCTCCGTTACTTCAACCCCATTGGCGCTCATCCGTCGGGCCTGATCGGCGAGGACCCCAAGGGCATCCCCAACAACTTGGTGCCCTATGTCGCCCAGGTCGCCGTGGGCAAGCTCGAGGCCGTTCAGGTCTTTGGCAACGACTACCCCACCCCCGACGGCACCGGCGTGCGCGACTACATCCACGTGTGCGATCTGGCCTCTGGTCACGTTGCCGCCCTTAACTGGATGAACGGCAAGACCGGCGTCGAGATCTTTAACTTGGGCACCGGCACCGGCACCTCGGTACTCGAGGTCGTCGCCGCCTTCTCCAAGGCTTGTGGCAAGGAGCTGCCCTACGTGATCCGCGAGCGCCGCGCCGGCGACATCGCTGCCAACTGGTGCGATGCCTCCAAGGCCGAGCGCATGATGGGCTGGAAGGCCCAATACGACATCGCGGACATGTGCCGCGATAGCTGGAACTGGCAGAGCCACAACCCCAACGGCTTCGCCGACGCCGAGTAGCAAAAACCTACATACCGCTCTTGCCCCGATCTCACGTTGTGAGGTCGGGGCTTTTTCATGGCATGTAACCATTCGCCGAAAATCGACCAACTTTTTTATCTTGCCTGTACATGTTTAAACAACATGTTTTACAATAAGCGTATCGAATCAGAACATCGGAGGCGGACTGCACACCCATCGGCAGGCCGACCCCACAACAAGAAGGTTGGTGAGCGCATTCATGGAGCGTGCAAGCGGCGTCCTCATGCCCGTCTCATCTCTGCCCGGACCATACGGAATCGGCGGCTTTGGCTGGAATGCCTACGACTTCGTCGATTTTCTCGCCTCGTGCAAACAACATTACTGGCAGATTCTGCCCCTTACGACGACCAGCTATGGCGATTCGCCCTATCAGTCGTTCTCGGCCCGCGCAGGCAACCCCAGCTTTATCGACTTTGCCGAGCTTATCGAGGCAGGGTATCTGGAGCAGCGCGATATCGACGGCGTGTATCTGGGATCTGACCCCAGCAATGTCGACTACGGTGCTATCTTTGGCGGCCGCCGTCAGATTCTCGACCGCGCCGCCGAGCGCTTTGCTGCCGACAAGCCGGCCGATTTCGATGACTTTATCCAGGCCAACGAGGACTGGCTCATCCCCTACTGTGAGTTCATGACCGTCAAAGAGGAGTGCGGTCTCAAGGCGTTTTGGGAGTGGCCCGCGGAGCTCCGCACCCGCGGTGAGGCTTCCGCCAAGGTCTGCGCCGACCATCCGGCGCGTATGCTCTACCACCAGATGACGCAGTACTTCTTCGATCGCCAGTGGAGCCGCCTCAAGGCCTATGCCAACGAGCGCGACATTCTCATCATCGGCGACCTGCCCATCTATGTCTCGCGTGACTCCGTCGAGATGTGGGCGACGCCTGAGCTCTTTAAGATCGACGCCGCCGGCAATCCCGTGAGCGTCGCCGGCACGCCGCCCGACCAGTTCTCGGCCACCGGCCAGTACTGGGGCAACCCCATCTACGACTGGGACGCCATGGAGTCCGACGGCTTCTCCTGGTGGGAGGGCCGCATTCGCGCCGCCCTCGACATGTACGACGTCATCCGCCTGGATCACTTCCGCGGCTTCGAGGCCTATTGGGAGGTGCCGTTCTCCTCGCCCGATTCGTCCTACGGTTCGTGGACGCAGGGTCCCGGCCTCAAGTTCTTCAAGACGCTCGAGGAAAAGCTCGGCACGCTGCCCATCATCGCCGAGGACCTGGGCTTCCTCACCCCCGGCGTCATCGACATGCGCGACAACTCGGGCTTCCCCGGCATGAAGATCCTGCAGTTTGCCTTTGAGGGCACCAACTCGTACTACCTGCCGCATAACTACATCGCCAACACCGTCGCCTATGTGGGCACCCACGACAACGAGACGGCGCGCGGTTGGTTTGAGGGAACGGCCACCCCCCGTCAGCGCGAGCAGGCAGCCCTGTACACCCATCAGCAGGCCGGCGAACCCATGGCAGATGCACTCAACCGCACCATCGCCGCCAGCGTGAGCGACACGTGCATCTACACCATGCAGGACCTGCTCAACTTGGGCAACGAGGCGCGCATCAACACCCCTGCCACGCTGGGCGGCAACTGGACCTGGCGCATGCTCGACGGCGCCATCACCCGCGAGCTCGAGCACAAACTCACCGACTGGACCGAGACCTACTTCCGCATCCCGTCGGAAGCCGAAATCGAGCTTCCTCAATAGGAGCTACCGCGCCCGACCCCTCCCCACCGTGCGGACGCGCTTGCTTTTCCCGCGTGAGGCCACCCCAATCCCCTCGCGCGGGCTTCTTATGAATTGCAGACATGAAACAACCCATCACAGGAGAAAACATGCCCCAAATTAACCTCATGGAACTCGCCGAGCAGTCTTTTGGCACCTCGCTCGAGCAGCTCGACGACCGTCGCATTTACAAGCTGCTGGTCAAACTCGTGCAGGAGCGCTCCGCCGCCTGCCCGCTCAACAACGGCAAGAAAAAGCTCTATTACATTTCCGCCGAATTTTTGATCGGCAAGCTGCTCATCAACAACATGATCGACCTCGGCATCTACGACGAGGTTAAGGACCAGCTCACCGCCGCAGGTCACGACCTCAACAAGATCGAGGAATTCGAGGTCGAGCCGTCACTCGGCAACGGCGGCCTGGGCCGCTTGGCCGCATGCTTCCTGGATTCCATCGCCACGCTGGGCTTGACCGGCGATGGCGTGGGCCTCAACTATCACTACGGTCTGTTCCGTCAGCGCTTTGTCGACAACCAGCAGAAGGCCGTCCCCGACGAGTGGCTCGGTGAGCAGGACATCCTAGTCGACGATGACCACTCCTACACCGTCGAGTTCGGCGATTTTGCCGTTACCTCCAAGCTCGTCAACATCGATGTGCCCGGTTACGGCCAGTCCACCAAGAACCGCCTGCGCCTGTTCGACCTGGCGAGCGTCGACGACGGCCTGGTCCCCGGCAGTTCCATCGACTTCGACAAGACCGAGATCGCCAAGAACCTCACCTTGTTCCTCTACCCCGACGATTCCGACGAGCAGGGCCGCCTACTTCGCATCTATCAGGAGTACTTCATGGTGAGCAACGCCGCCCAGCTCCTGATCGACGAGGCCGTCGAGCGCGGCAGCAACCTGCACGATCTGGCCGATTACGCCGTTGTCCAGATCAACGACACGCACCCCACCATGGTCATTCCCGAGCTCATTCGCTTGCTCACCACCGAGCATGGCATCGAGTTTGACGAGGCCGTGACCATCGTACGCTCCATGGTCGCCTACACTAACCACACGATTCTTGCCGAGGCGCTCGAGAAGTGGCCGCTCGCCAGCCTACAGAAGGTCTCCCCTGCCATCGCCGACATTATCGTCAAGCTCGATGAGATCGCGAAGGCCGAGCACGATGACCCGCGCGTCGACATCATCGACAAACACGATACCGTCCACATGGCCCACATGGACATCCACTTTGGCTTCTCCATCAACGGCGTAGCCGCCCTCCACACCAAGATCCTGGAGGACACCGAGCTTCATCCGTTCTACGAAATCTATCCCGAGAAGTTCTCCAACAAGACCAACGGCATCACCTTCCGCCGCTGGATCCATGGGGCCAACCCCGCGCTCGCCAGCCTGCTCGACGATGTGATCGGCACCGACTGGCGCAGCACCGGCGATCTGAGCAAACTCGCCAAGTTCGCCGACGACAAGGACGTTCTTGAGCGCCTGGCCGCCACCAAGGTCGAGGCCAAGGCCATCATGCGCCAGTTCATGGCGCTCGAGCAGGGCGTGACCATTCCCTCCAACGCCATCATCGACGTCCAGGTCAAGCGCATCCACGAGTACAAGCGCCAGCAGATGCTCGCGCTCTACATCATCTGGAAGTACCTCGATATCAAGAACGGCAACAGACCTAAGCACCCCGTCACCATCATCTTTGGCGGCAAGGCGGCGCCTGCCTACACTATCGCGCAGGACATCATCCATCTGATCTTGACGCTGTCGCAGTGGATTGCAAACGACCCCGACGTGGCTCCCTACCTGCAGGTTGTCATGATCGAGAACTACAACGTCACCGCCGCCGAGCGCGTGATCCCCGCCGCTGACATCTCCGAGCAGATCAGCCTGGCCTCCAAGGAGGCGAGCGGCACCTCCAACATGAAGTTCATGCTCAACGGCGCCCTAACCCTGTGCACGCTCGACGGTGCCAACGTGGAGATTGCCGAGCTCGTGGGCGACGAGAACATCTACACCTTTGGCGCCTCGTCCAAACAGGTCGAGCAGCTCTATGCCGACGGCACCTATGACGCCGGTGTGCTCTACCGCAAGCCCGGCATTAAACTGCTGGTGGACTTCATCACCAACCCGGCCTTTATGGCGACCGGCAATGCCGAGCGCCTGCAGCGCCTGCACGATGACATTAAGGGCAAGGACTGGTTTATGGCCCTGCTCGACATTGAGGAGTACATCCAGACCAAGGAGCGCGTGCTGGCCGACTACGAGGACCAGGACGCCTGGATGCGCAAGGCGCTCATCAATATCGCCAACGCCGGCACCTTCTCGTCCGACCGCACCATCTCCCAGTACAACGACGAGATCTGGCACCTGAACTAATTTCACTTCCCTTACCCATCCTCTTGAGAAACGGAGTCGTGGCAACACGGCTCCGTTTTTTGTGCCCGCACGTTATCCTGTGACCCAACTCGGCCAAACAATCTCGATCTGTAACAACTACTCGGTAAAAACGGTCCCAGCTGTTACAGATTGAGACATACCGGCCCCTCCCCTTGGGTTTATCTCGATCTGTAACATCTAGCAGCTGAAATTCACCTTTGGTGTTACAGATTTAGATGAAATGGTTAGCTCAGCGGAACCGTCTCGATCTGTAACATCTAACGTCCGAAATCAGCCTCACCCGTTACAGATCGAGACAAACGACCGGTCAGACAGCCCCAACACAAAGAAAGGCTCCCCTCTCGCCCAGTGGACGGGAGGGGAGCCTTATATGTGACCGCGGCAAAAGGATGGCAATACCGCAGTCGCCCAAAGGGAGGGCCTGGATGCACCGGGCCTAGATTAGGTTCTTGCCAGAGACCTTATCGAAGAGGTGGGTCGCGTTCTTCTCAAACTTGAACCAGATGGTGTCGCCAGCCTTGAGCGCGCCCTTGGCCTCGAGGTCGACGACGGGGATAATCAGGACAAACTGGCCGTCGGGAGCGGTCACGTGGACATGCTCGGTCGAGCCCATGAGCTCGGTCACCTCGACGGTACCCTGGAGCGCGCCCTCCTCGCCCTTGTCGGCAAGCAGGATCTGCTCGGGACGCACGCCGGCCGTAATCTCCTTCACGTCGCCGCCGTCCCAGTTGAGGGCAAGTTGAGCGCAAGTCTCGGGGGCGAGTGCCACGTTCATATCCTCGGTCTTGACGGTAAAGCCGTTGCCCGAGCGCACCAGCTGGGCATCGAAGAAGTTCATCTGCGGCACGCCGATGAAGCCGGCGACGAAGATGTTCGCGGGATGGTTGAAGACCTCCTGCGGCGTGGCGATCTGCTGGACGACGCCGTCCTTCATGACCACGATACGGTCGCCAAGGGTCATGGCCTCGGTCTGGTCGTGAGTAACATAAATGAACGTGCCCTTGATCTCGTGGCGCAGCTTAATGAGCTCGGCACGCATCTGGTTACGAAGCTTGGCGTCCAGGTTGGACAGCGGCTCGTCCATCAGGAAGACCTTGGGGTCACGCACGATGGCGCGGCCGATAGCGACACGCTGGCGCTGGCCGCCGGAGAGCGCCTTGGGCTTACGGTCGAGGTACTCGGTAATGCCCAGAATCTCGGCAGCAGAGCGAACCTTGCGGTCGATCTCGTCCTTGGGAACCTTCTTGAGCTCGAGCGTAAATGCCATGTTCTCGTACACCGTCATATTGGGGTACAGAGCGTAGCTCTGGAACACCATGGCGATGTCGCGGTCCTTGGGCGCCACGTCGTTGACACGCTTGCCGTCGATGAGCACATCGCCCGAGGTAATGTCCTCCAGGCCGGCGACCATGCGCATCGTCGTGGACTTACCGCAGCCAGAGGGGCCAACGAGGACGACGAACTCCTGGTCGTGAACGGTGAGGTTGAAGTCCTCTACAGCGAGCACACCGTCCTCGGTAACCTTGAGGTTGTGCTTCTTCTCCTCGGTCTTCTTCTTTTTGCCAAAGAAGCCTTTCTTTTTTGACTCGTTGTTGGGATACACCTTCTGAACATGTTTGAGAACAATCTCGGCCATGTCTCTACCTTTCGATATGCGGCGCCGCGCTGAGGGGCGCCGCAGAAACTTGCAAAACAGTTACGGCATTAGCCCTTGACGGCACCTGCCACCACGCCGTCGATGATGTACTTCTGACAGAGGATGTACATGATAACGATGGGGATAACGACCATCATGATGCAGGCCATCATGGGGCCGAGCTCGACGTGGCCGTAGCCGCCGCGGAAGTACTGAATCAAGATAGGAATGGTCTTGTACTTGGTGGAGTCGAGCGTAAGGTAGGGCAGCAGATAGTCGTTCCAGACCCACATGGTCTCGAGGATGCCGACCGAAAGATAGGTGGGCTTCATGATGGGAAGGACGATCTTAAAGAACACCTGGACCGGGTTGCAGCCATCAATCATGGCCGCCTCCTCGATCTCGAGCGGGATGTTCTTTACAAAACCGGCGAACATAAAGACCGCCAGGCCCGCGCCAAAGCCCAGATAGATAAAGCAGATGTTGAACGGCGTGTTAAAGCCGATGCGGTCCGCCAAATTGGACAGCGTGAACATGAGCATCTGGAACGGCACGACCATCGAGAACACGAACAGGTAATAGAAGAAGTTCGAGATCTTGTTGTTGACACGAACCACGTACCAAGCGCACATGGAGCAGCACACCAAGATCAGCACGACCGACGTGACCGTGATGATGAGCGAGTACATAAATGCCGAGGCAAAGCCCTGCTCGTTAAGGGCGTGCATGTAGTTTGCGAGGCCGTTGAACGTCTCGGGCGTGAGCAGATCGAATGCCGTGGTGGTGCTGATTGCGGTCGCTTTCTTAAAAGAATTAAGCGCAATCATGAACACGGGGTAGATCCACGCGAGCGACAGGATCGTAAAGAAAATCGAGAGCGCGCGGTTGATAACCTTATCGCGTTTCATTACTGCTGCACCTCCTTGGACCTCGTGGCCTTAAGCTGGATCATGGAAATAGCAACAACCAGGATGCAGAAGATAACCGCCTTGGCCTGACCGATGCCCTGCCATGCAATACCGG is a genomic window of Collinsella aerofaciens containing:
- a CDS encoding coiled-coil domain-containing protein, with translation MSPNSDSILSQELSRRTALKALFGAASAAVLFGLPARAHAAEASKETTDKLNAAQAQLDEVQAQLDSIANEYAALANKNAQTLNDIENVQGKIDDTQAQIDEKKAELKKKRNDLSDRVAASYKSGGTNILSLLLASGSFEELVANAHYVEKINKSDRDAIEDIQTIQEELDAQKTELESQKADLEKLKDQQTAQMQDMQAKQQEVQTVLNGLSDDVKELMAQRDSEILAAAQAEEAARKAAAAAAAANKNNSYSGGSSSGGGSYAPGTPQQNAGSGKQQAVVNACYSTPSPGQNWCAAWVTNVFRNAGVGYFGGNACDMFNAWCYSSDRSALQVGMIVADSSHSGTGAPGLIYGHVGIYVGGGIVMSNEGAITSKSLDSFISFYGTGSGVRWGWLGGVALS
- the galE gene encoding UDP-glucose 4-epimerase GalE; its protein translation is MSKALDPKDTCVLVTGGAGFIGSHTVVQLLEGGYQVVIVDDLSNSSAVAVDRVKTIVGDEAAKNLTFYEANVLDRDAMNKIFDTHQIDRVIHFAGFKAVGESVSKPVEYYHNNIENTLVLIDVMRSHGCKSIIFSSSSTVYGDPNNPPVTEEDPKKPATNPYGWTKWMIEQILMDVHTADPEWDVVLLRYFNPIGAHPSGLIGEDPKGIPNNLVPYVAQVAVGKLEAVQVFGNDYPTPDGTGVRDYIHVCDLASGHVAALNWMNGKTGVEIFNLGTGTGTSVLEVVAAFSKACGKELPYVIRERRAGDIAANWCDASKAERMMGWKAQYDIADMCRDSWNWQSHNPNGFADAE
- the malQ gene encoding 4-alpha-glucanotransferase, which gives rise to MERASGVLMPVSSLPGPYGIGGFGWNAYDFVDFLASCKQHYWQILPLTTTSYGDSPYQSFSARAGNPSFIDFAELIEAGYLEQRDIDGVYLGSDPSNVDYGAIFGGRRQILDRAAERFAADKPADFDDFIQANEDWLIPYCEFMTVKEECGLKAFWEWPAELRTRGEASAKVCADHPARMLYHQMTQYFFDRQWSRLKAYANERDILIIGDLPIYVSRDSVEMWATPELFKIDAAGNPVSVAGTPPDQFSATGQYWGNPIYDWDAMESDGFSWWEGRIRAALDMYDVIRLDHFRGFEAYWEVPFSSPDSSYGSWTQGPGLKFFKTLEEKLGTLPIIAEDLGFLTPGVIDMRDNSGFPGMKILQFAFEGTNSYYLPHNYIANTVAYVGTHDNETARGWFEGTATPRQREQAALYTHQQAGEPMADALNRTIAASVSDTCIYTMQDLLNLGNEARINTPATLGGNWTWRMLDGAITRELEHKLTDWTETYFRIPSEAEIELPQ
- the glgP gene encoding glycogen/starch/alpha-glucan family phosphorylase, with the protein product MPQINLMELAEQSFGTSLEQLDDRRIYKLLVKLVQERSAACPLNNGKKKLYYISAEFLIGKLLINNMIDLGIYDEVKDQLTAAGHDLNKIEEFEVEPSLGNGGLGRLAACFLDSIATLGLTGDGVGLNYHYGLFRQRFVDNQQKAVPDEWLGEQDILVDDDHSYTVEFGDFAVTSKLVNIDVPGYGQSTKNRLRLFDLASVDDGLVPGSSIDFDKTEIAKNLTLFLYPDDSDEQGRLLRIYQEYFMVSNAAQLLIDEAVERGSNLHDLADYAVVQINDTHPTMVIPELIRLLTTEHGIEFDEAVTIVRSMVAYTNHTILAEALEKWPLASLQKVSPAIADIIVKLDEIAKAEHDDPRVDIIDKHDTVHMAHMDIHFGFSINGVAALHTKILEDTELHPFYEIYPEKFSNKTNGITFRRWIHGANPALASLLDDVIGTDWRSTGDLSKLAKFADDKDVLERLAATKVEAKAIMRQFMALEQGVTIPSNAIIDVQVKRIHEYKRQQMLALYIIWKYLDIKNGNRPKHPVTIIFGGKAAPAYTIAQDIIHLILTLSQWIANDPDVAPYLQVVMIENYNVTAAERVIPAADISEQISLASKEASGTSNMKFMLNGALTLCTLDGANVEIAELVGDENIYTFGASSKQVEQLYADGTYDAGVLYRKPGIKLLVDFITNPAFMATGNAERLQRLHDDIKGKDWFMALLDIEEYIQTKERVLADYEDQDAWMRKALINIANAGTFSSDRTISQYNDEIWHLN
- a CDS encoding ABC transporter ATP-binding protein encodes the protein MAEIVLKHVQKVYPNNESKKKGFFGKKKKTEEKKHNLKVTEDGVLAVEDFNLTVHDQEFVVLVGPSGCGKSTTMRMVAGLEDITSGDVLIDGKRVNDVAPKDRDIAMVFQSYALYPNMTVYENMAFTLELKKVPKDEIDRKVRSAAEILGITEYLDRKPKALSGGQRQRVAIGRAIVRDPKVFLMDEPLSNLDAKLRNQMRAELIKLRHEIKGTFIYVTHDQTEAMTLGDRIVVMKDGVVQQIATPQEVFNHPANIFVAGFIGVPQMNFFDAQLVRSGNGFTVKTEDMNVALAPETCAQLALNWDGGDVKEITAGVRPEQILLADKGEEGALQGTVEVTELMGSTEHVHVTAPDGQFVLIIPVVDLEAKGALKAGDTIWFKFEKNATHLFDKVSGKNLI
- a CDS encoding carbohydrate ABC transporter permease, which encodes MKRDKVINRALSIFFTILSLAWIYPVFMIALNSFKKATAISTTTAFDLLTPETFNGLANYMHALNEQGFASAFMYSLIITVTSVVLILVCCSMCAWYVVRVNNKISNFFYYLFVFSMVVPFQMLMFTLSNLADRIGFNTPFNICFIYLGFGAGLAVFMFAGFVKNIPLEIEEAAMIDGCNPVQVFFKIVLPIMKPTYLSVGILETMWVWNDYLLPYLTLDSTKYKTIPILIQYFRGGYGHVELGPMMACIMMVVIPIVIMYILCQKYIIDGVVAGAVKG